A genomic segment from Asterias amurensis chromosome 6, ASM3211899v1 encodes:
- the LOC139938549 gene encoding uncharacterized protein, producing MAASITVHSLLDKISKDHLECPICTNRFINPTMLDCLHSFCFTCLKELHQQDPNNSILLCPLCRKKTTLEDNKVDSLPKNFKLNALVDEFTVQEQLMEGHGSEVKCQACKKNHTAVSRCIDCEHFICQECQQAHQQLAILESHKIYTLAQLQSGVVTYRSKIREYIPKCGKHSDQTLNIYCNTCQKLECTTCTVLDHGNPKHDLIGIPEALDKCKQEVAELVAKAEKCKVDIKTAMEQASESRKKLESSYAETNMKISKKAAKERAKITKEEKQLKQEAESVYKDRVQTFETVEATNTKEVTQVEHKLDEVNQFMTQASSHEILDFKLKLINNLDELTKIQGEIVSDRLSFLEFEEGERSVGRLVLEDDQQAKAEAQAKEHETIHTKQEWNLKESYSQFGFTKLKNARSVTAFSDNELVVLDIGHNALFALKPQLAANKSQSTHCPQRLNVKGLSEPTALTVNNNDLLYVIDNLEVKVFNRKYMPLYQFQLSVRDFSPSCLAVDENNLIAVGYSQWRHISLYNPYGSLIRTFSTPVQVDYLTSYKKRIIYSSRSDKHLHSVDYKGGKVFSVDTDQSEISFGVCCDKDGSIFVAQFHRGARRICQYSPDGKYIGCVIEACGYAYDITFTPPGNIVVAADKSVNIFQVVSRYNSKTSPCNMLK from the coding sequence ATGGCTGCCAGTATCACAGTCCATTCATTGCTTGATAAGATCAGTAAGGATCATCTAGAATGTCCAATATGCACCAATCGCTTCATCAATCCAACAATGCTAGATTGTCTACACAGCTTCTGCTTCACATGCCTCAAGGAGCTTCACCAACAAGATCCTAACAACTCCATCCTACTGTGTCCCCTGtgcagaaagaaaacaacactagAAGACAACAAGGTTGACAGTCTACCTAAGAACTTTAAACTCAATGCCCTGGTGGATGAGTTTACTGTTCAGGAGCAACTCATGGAGGGTCATGGGTCAGAGGTCAAATGtcaagcttgtaaaaaaaatcatacagcTGTTTCCAGATGTATTGACTGCGAACATTTTATTTGTCAAGAATGTCAACAAGCACATCAGCAATTGGCTATTTTGGAATCACATAAAATCTACACACTTGCTCAACTGCAATCAGGTGTTGTAACCTATCGCAGTAAAATCAGGGAGTACATTCCAAAGTGTGGCAAGCACAGTGATCAGACTCTCAACATCTACTGCAACACATGCCAGAAGTTAGAATGCACAACATGTACTGTTCTTGATCATGGAAATCCAAAGCATGACCTTATTGGCATACCTGAGGCTTTAGACAAATGCAAACAGGAAGTCGCAGAGCTGGTTGCAAAAGCTGAGAAGTGCAAGGTGGATATTAAAACTGCCATGGAACAAGCCAGTGAGTCTCGCAAGAAACTGGAATCTTCATATGCTGAAACCAATATGAAAATCTCCAAGAAGGCTGCCAAGGAGAGAGCAAAGATCACCAAAGAGGAAAAGCAGCTGAAGCAAGAGGCAGAGAGTGTTTACAAAGACAGAGTCCAGACATTTGAAACTGTAGAGGCAACCAACACAAAAGAAGTGACCCAGGTAGAGCACAAGCTGGATGAAGTGAATCAGTTCATGACCCAAGCAAGCTCTCATGAGATTCTGGATTTCAAGCTGAAACTTATAAACAATCTTGATGAACTTACTAAGATACAAGGTGAGATTGTGTCTGACAGGCTTTCCTTTCTTGAGTTTGAAGAAGGTGAAAGGTCAGTGGGAAGACTGGTGCTGGAAGATGATCAACAAGCTAAAGCAGAGGCTCAGGCCAAGGAACATGAAACAATCCATACAAAACAAGAGTGGAATCTGAAGGAAAGTTACAGTCAATTTGGCTTCACAAAGTTAAAAAATGCAAGGTCTGTTACAGCTTTCTCAGATAATGAATTAGTAGTATTAGATATAGGACACAATGCATTGTTTGCATTAAAACCCCAATTAGCAGCAAACAAATCACAATCTACTCACTGCCCACAAAGATTAAATGTCAAAGGTCTTTCTGAACCAACAGCACTCACTGTGAACAATAATGATCTCCTGTATGTGATTGACAATCTAGAAGTCAAGGTTTTTAACAGGAAATATATGCCCCTCTATCAGTTCCAACTAAGTGTAAGAGACTTCTCCCCATCATGCCTTGCAGTGGATGAAAACAATCTCATAGCAGTGGGTTATTCACAATGGCGGCACATCTCACTCTACAACCCTTATGGATCACTCATCAGAACATTCTCTACTCCAGTACAGGTAGACTATTTGACTTCATACAAGAAGAGGATAATCTACAGCAGTCGAAGTGATAAACATTTACACTCAGTTGATTATAAGGGTGGAAAGGTGTTCTCAGTAGATACTGATCAGTCTGAAATATCCTTTGGTGTGTGCTGTGATAAAGATGGAAGTATCTTTGTTGCTCAATTCCATAGAGGAGCCAGGAGAATATGTCAGTACAGTCCTGATGGCAAGTACATTGGATGTGTCATTGAGGCTTGTGGTTATGCCTATGACATTACATTCACACCACCTGGCAATATTGTAGTAGCAGCAGACAAATCAGTAAACATCTTCCAAGTTGTTTCCCGGTACAACAGTAAGACCTCACCTTGTAACATGCTAAAGTGA